The sequence GGGTTCGGAATTTGGTCAATTTTTGGAATGGAAGTCAGAAGAGCAACTGGAATGGGGCAATCTAGAGGATGAAATGAACGCCAAGATGCGTCGTTTCACTTCTCAGCTCAATCATTTCTACAAGGAACACAAGGAATTGTGGGAGATTGATGATAGCTTTGATGGCTTAGAGATTATTGATGCAGATAACCGGGATCAGAGCGTCTTGTCTATGGTCCGGAAAAATCGTAAGGGCGATCTTTTGGTGTGCGTTTTCAATATGGCACCAGTAGAACGCAAGGACTTTACGATTGGTGTGCCTGTATCAGCGGTCTATGAAGAAATTTGGAATACAGAATTAGAAGAATGGGGAGGTGTCTGGAAAGAGCACAATCCGACAGTTCAGTCTCAAGAGGGACTGTGGAAGGATTATGAACAAACCTTGACCTTTACTTTGCCGGCTTTAGGTGCTAGCATTTGGAAGGTGAAACGCAAGGTGCGTAAGACAAAATCTAAAACATCAGATAAGAAATGACGATCGGTTGACTCTATGGGAGTCCAGGCTTTAAAAAGAGGAAGTAGTCAATGAAGAATGAAATGCTCGCTTTAATTCTTGCCGGTGGGCAAGGAACACGTCTTGGAAAATTAACCAAAAACATCGCAAAACCTGCGGTTCAATTTGGTGGGCGCTATCGGATTATCGATTTTGCGCTATCAAACTGTGCCAACTCAGGAATTCACAATGTTGGTGTGATTACACAGTACCAGCCACTTGCCCTTAACAGCCATATTGGGAATGGTTCCAGCTGGGGTTTGGATGGAATCAATACGGGTGTGTCTATTCTCCAACCTTATTCAGCTAGTGAAGGAAATCGTTGGTTTGAAGGAACTAGCCATGCTATCCTCCAAAACATCGACTATATCGATAGCATCAATCCGGAATATGTCTTGATTTTATCTGGGGACCACATCTATAAGATGGATTACGATGATATGCTTCAAGCGCACAAGGATAATAATGCAAGCTTGACTGTTGCCGTCCTAGATGTACCTTTGAAGGAAGCAAGCCGTTTTGGAATCATGAATACAGATGCCAATAATCGGATTGTCGAATTTGAAGAAAAACCAGCTGAACCAAAATCTACCAAGGCTTCCATGGGGATTTACATCTTTGACTGGGCTCGTCTGCGCAATATGTTGATTGCTGCTGAAAAGAGTGATATCGATATGTCAGACTTCGGTAAAAATGTCATTCCAACTTATCTAGAATCAGGCGAAAGTGTTTATGCTTATGAATTCAATGGTTATTGGAAAGACGTTGGTACGATTGAGTCTCTTTGGGAAGCCAATATGGAATATATCGATCCAAATAATGCCTTGGATAGTCGCGATCGTCACTGGAAAATCTATTCACGCAACCTCATTTCTCCACCGAACTTCTTTGGGGAAC comes from Streptococcus parasanguinis ATCC 15912 and encodes:
- a CDS encoding glucose-1-phosphate adenylyltransferase; this encodes MKNEMLALILAGGQGTRLGKLTKNIAKPAVQFGGRYRIIDFALSNCANSGIHNVGVITQYQPLALNSHIGNGSSWGLDGINTGVSILQPYSASEGNRWFEGTSHAILQNIDYIDSINPEYVLILSGDHIYKMDYDDMLQAHKDNNASLTVAVLDVPLKEASRFGIMNTDANNRIVEFEEKPAEPKSTKASMGIYIFDWARLRNMLIAAEKSDIDMSDFGKNVIPTYLESGESVYAYEFNGYWKDVGTIESLWEANMEYIDPNNALDSRDRHWKIYSRNLISPPNFFGEHGHVEDSLVVDGCSVDGTVKHSILSTEAQVREGAVVEDAVVMSNAIIGKGAVVKRAIIGEGAVIAEGVVIDGTEEVQVVGYNEKVGVATDED